In Uranotaenia lowii strain MFRU-FL chromosome 2, ASM2978415v1, whole genome shotgun sequence, one genomic interval encodes:
- the LOC129743085 gene encoding uncharacterized protein K02A2.6-like translates to MLSINQQPTKAQTVHQILTNGQPDFCRPRRLSVDKLNEARAEFRAYHQIPVAPEDIPKTTITTPFGLFEFRCMTFGLRNSGSTVQRHLHDILGDLNFVFPYVDDLYVASKDIEQHKQHLRLVFGRLRENVLAINAGKCQISKPEVEFLGHLITRNGIKPQPSKVEAIINPLTTAFLQRPVRAIPTQQRHLTFISEYPTDILHIPDENNKDADMLSRIEAITNTNETIDFDALAVQQKADPELNDFLANPPVNTTMKLKALQSILSAVPIYCDISTYVIGPFVPKTLRSKIITKLHNISHPAGVRATTRLVTDRFVWPSIAIPGERFAHVHMDLIGPLPPSEGNSYCLTLIDKFSRWPEVLPIPNMTAAFISEWITRFGVTTIVTTDLG, encoded by the exons ATGCTTAGCATCAACCAACAGCCGACCAAGGCGCAAACCGTCCACCAGATTCTCACTAATGGTCAACCCGACTTCTGCCGCCCTCGACGACTCTCAGTGGACAAGCTGAACGAGGCCAGAGCTGAGTTCAG AGCTTATCACCAGATCCCAGTAGCGCCAGAGGACATCCCCAAGACGACCATCACAACCCCTTTCGGACTGTTCGAGTTCCGATGCATGACGTTCGGACTCCGGAATTCTGGTTCAACGGTGCAGCGCCACCTGCATGACATCTTGGGTGacctaaattttgtgtttcCCTACGTCGACGATCTTTATGTTGCTTCCAAAGACATCGAGCAGCACAAGCAACATCTAAGATTGGTATTCGGCCGGTTACGCGAGAATGTTCTCGCCATCAACGCTGGCAAATGTCAAATCAGCAAACCCGAGGTCGAGTTTCTCGGCCACCTCATCACTCGGAATGGCATCAAACCCCAACCGAGCAAGGTCGAAGCCATCATCAAT CCGCTAACAACAGCATTCCTGCAGCGGCCGGTAAGAGCGATCCCGACACAGCAACGTCATCTCACTTTCATCAGTGAATACCCCACCGACATTCTGCATATTCCCGACGAAAACAACAAGGATGCCGACATGCTGAGTCGAATCGAAGCTATCACAAACACCAATGAAACTATCGATTTCGACGCCCTGGCAGTCCAGCAGAAAGCCGATCCCGAACTCAACGACTTTCTGGCGAACCCGCCGGTCAACACCACCATGAAGCTGAAGGCACTCCAATCCATACTATCGGCGGTGCCTATCTACTGCGACATTTCGACTTATGTGATTGGGCCATTCGTGCCGAAAACTTTGCGGTCCAAAATCATTACCAAGCTGCACAACATTTCGCACCCAGCAGGAGTTCGTGCGACCACCCGTCTCGTCACCGACCGTTTCGTGTGGCCATCG ATCGCCATCCCTGGCGAACGTTTTGCGCACGTGCACATGGATCTAATCGGACCGCTCCCGCCATCCGAAGGTAATTCTTACTGTTTGACCCTAATAGACAAGTTTTCTCGTTGGCCAGAGGTTTTACCAATTCCAAACATGACGGCAGCTTTCATTAGTGAATGGATCACCCGGTTCGGAGTCACCACCATCGTTACCACCGACCTGGGGTGA
- the LOC129743086 gene encoding putative uncharacterized protein ENSP00000383309: protein MLSHSEDLIATATLPPRGAASISHPEPMLSHSEDLIFLQKHSHSEELLHQPPRADVVRLGGLNCNSNTPTQRSCFHQPPRADPPRADVVPLGGLNSNSNTPTQRSCFHQPPRADVVPLGGLIFTEALPPRGVASISHPEPMLSHSEDLIFYRSTPTQRSCVHQPPKADVVPLGGLNCNSNTPTQRSCFHQPPRADVVPLGGLNFLQKHSHSEELLHQPPRADVVPLGGLNCNSNTPTQRICFHQPPRADVVPLGGLNFFYRSTPTQRSCFHQPPRADVVPLGGLNFLQKHSHSEELLPSATQSRCCPTRRT, encoded by the exons ATGTTGTCCCACTCGGAGGACTTAATTGCAACAGCAACACTCCCACCCAGAGGAGCTGCTTCCATCAGCCACCCAGAGCCGATGTTGTCCCACTCGGAggacttaatttttttacagaagCACTCCCACTCAGAGGAGCTGCTTCATCAGCCACCCAGAGCCGATGTTGTCCGACTCGGAGGACTTAATTGCAACAGCAACACTCCCACTCAGAGGAGCTGCTTCCATCAGCCACCCAGAGCCGAT CCACCCAGAGCCGATGTTGTCCCACTCGGAGGACTTAATAGCAACAGCAACACTCCCACTCAGAGGAGCTGCTTCCATCAGCCACCCAGAGCCGATGTTGTCCCACTCGGAGGACTTATTTTTACAGAGGCACTCCCACCCAGAGGAGTTGCTTCCATCAGCCACCCAGAGCCGATGTTGTCCCACTCGGAGGACTTGATTTTTTACAGAAGCACTCCCACCCAGAGGAGCTGCGTCCATCAGCCACCCAAAGCCGATGTTGTCCCACTCGGAGGACTGAATTGCAACAGCAACACTCCCACCCAGAGGAGCTGCTTCCATCAGCCACCCAGAGCCGATGTTGTCCCACTCGGAGGACTTAATTTTTTACAGAAGCACTCCCACTCAGAGGAGCTGCTTCATCAGCCACCCAGAGCCGATGTTGTCCCACTCGGAGGACTTAATTGCAACAGCAACACTCCCACTCAGAGGATCTGCTTCCATCAGCCACCCAGAGCCGATGTTGTCCCACTCGGaggacttaattttttttacagaagcaCTCCCACCCAGAGGAGCTGCTTCCATCAGCCACCCAGAGCCGATGTTGTCCCACTCGGAGGACTTAATTTTTTACAGAAGCACTCCCACTCAGAGGAGCTGCTTCCATCAGCCACCCAGAGCCGATGTTGTCCCACTCGGAGGACTTAA